In Rhodoferax koreense, a genomic segment contains:
- a CDS encoding SDR family NAD(P)-dependent oxidoreductase, whose amino-acid sequence MKRLERKSILISGAASGIGRAIALRFAAEGARLVLADLTTTVREGGVPTIDLLRVQGCEAEFLQTDVADEAQVQAAVDLAEKTYGRLDVQVNNAAIGNGKPLTETTLEEWNRVMAVNLTSVFLMARAGVRAMLRQEPLPGAQGVRGRLVNISSQHGMVACPEDVAYGTSKSGVVYITRQIAVDYASDGIVCNAVAPGKILTGKTGRAVEPRWLDYSRARTPIRRLGAPEDVASAALFLASDEATFITGENLLVDGGWMAG is encoded by the coding sequence ATGAAACGACTCGAACGCAAATCCATCCTCATCAGCGGCGCCGCCTCCGGCATCGGTAGGGCCATCGCGCTGCGCTTTGCGGCCGAAGGCGCACGGCTGGTGCTGGCCGACCTCACCACCACGGTGCGCGAAGGCGGCGTGCCCACCATCGACCTGCTGCGGGTGCAGGGCTGCGAGGCCGAATTCCTGCAGACCGACGTGGCGGACGAGGCCCAGGTGCAGGCCGCGGTCGATCTGGCGGAAAAGACCTACGGCCGGCTCGACGTGCAGGTCAACAACGCCGCCATCGGCAACGGCAAGCCACTCACGGAAACCACGCTCGAGGAATGGAACCGGGTGATGGCGGTGAACCTCACCAGTGTGTTCCTCATGGCGCGTGCGGGCGTGCGCGCCATGCTGCGGCAGGAGCCGCTGCCAGGTGCCCAGGGGGTGCGCGGCCGACTGGTCAACATCTCCTCGCAGCATGGCATGGTGGCCTGCCCGGAGGACGTGGCCTATGGCACCTCGAAGTCGGGCGTGGTCTACATCACGCGGCAGATCGCGGTCGATTACGCGTCCGACGGCATCGTCTGCAACGCGGTGGCGCCCGGCAAGATCCTCACCGGCAAGACCGGCCGCGCCGTCGAGCCCCGGTGGCTGGACTATTCGCGCGCGCGCACGCCCATCCGGCGGCTCGGCGCACCCGAGGACGTGGCCAGCGCC
- a CDS encoding substrate-binding periplasmic protein gives MAFSSSVRKFVLSSVALALLATLPLANAQEADHPGDKPLVVGSDFGVAPWIVRGVNGPEGFGVDLINEVAKRLKRPSVEIVDVNFSALFAALFAKRIEFTVNPLNITAERAERMVFTQPIMSTGNGFLVKAANDMKGFDDLKGKAVAVNRGTLSDTWATANAATYGFEVQRYDTFPDSVQAVLTNRAFATINEVPTTIYAASKNKAIKVAYKDFSASRNFGYAFRPESVEYRNKVDDVLKCMKMDGTVAKLHEKWYGSVPEAGSALVTTYPGYGAPNFKGYVPTAPAPVCK, from the coding sequence ATGGCCTTCTCGTCTTCCGTTCGCAAATTCGTTCTTTCCAGCGTCGCGCTGGCCCTGCTCGCCACATTGCCATTGGCCAACGCCCAGGAAGCCGATCATCCGGGCGACAAGCCGCTGGTCGTCGGCAGCGATTTCGGCGTGGCGCCGTGGATCGTGCGCGGCGTGAACGGCCCCGAAGGTTTCGGCGTGGACCTGATCAACGAAGTCGCCAAGCGCCTGAAGCGCCCGAGCGTGGAGATCGTGGACGTGAACTTCTCGGCGCTGTTCGCCGCCCTGTTCGCCAAACGCATCGAGTTCACCGTGAACCCGCTGAACATCACGGCCGAACGCGCCGAACGCATGGTGTTCACGCAACCCATCATGTCCACCGGCAACGGCTTCCTGGTGAAGGCCGCCAACGACATGAAGGGCTTCGATGACCTGAAGGGCAAGGCCGTGGCGGTGAACCGCGGCACGCTGTCCGACACCTGGGCCACGGCGAATGCCGCCACCTACGGCTTCGAGGTGCAGCGCTACGACACCTTCCCCGACAGCGTGCAGGCCGTGCTGACCAACCGCGCCTTCGCCACCATCAATGAAGTGCCGACCACGATCTATGCCGCGAGCAAGAACAAGGCGATCAAGGTGGCCTACAAGGATTTCAGCGCCAGCCGCAACTTCGGTTATGCGTTCCGTCCGGAAAGCGTGGAGTACCGCAACAAGGTCGACGACGTGCTCAAGTGCATGAAGATGGATGGCACGGTGGCCAAGCTGCACGAAAAATGGTACGGCTCGGTGCCGGAAGCCGGCTCGGCCCTGGTCACCACCTACCCCGGCTACGGTGCGCCCAACTTCAAGGGCTACGTGCCGACGGCGCCCGCGCCGGTCTGCAAGTAA
- a CDS encoding NAD-dependent epimerase/dehydratase family protein, which produces MTTLITGGAGFVGLALAERLRADGEPVVLFDRAAPRADMLARLGRESLSILLGDIRCPVDVDAALKSANIDRVVHCAAVTPDADREARDPMAVLDVNVGGTANLLQRCAVGRSGIRRILVLSSVAVYGVKPPAGETYEEEGSAPAPAALYGIGKLASEQAALRLAELYRLDVRVARLGPVYGPWEYATGVRDALSPHAQVLAAAMAGQGVVLPRSLRADWIYSRDAAKALAALADATQLRHTIYNVGGAVMSDLVQWCALLAVSYPGWSWRLAAPGEQGTLRYNLPVDRAALSIARLQADTGWAPATALDAAARDHLAWQASL; this is translated from the coding sequence ATGACCACGCTGATCACCGGCGGTGCGGGCTTCGTGGGCCTGGCTCTGGCCGAGCGGCTGCGGGCCGACGGCGAGCCCGTGGTGCTGTTCGACCGCGCCGCGCCGCGCGCCGACATGCTGGCGCGCCTGGGCCGCGAGAGCCTGAGTATCCTGCTGGGCGACATCCGCTGCCCGGTCGACGTGGATGCGGCGCTGAAGTCCGCCAACATCGACCGCGTGGTGCACTGCGCCGCCGTCACGCCGGACGCCGACCGCGAGGCGCGAGATCCGATGGCCGTGCTCGACGTGAACGTGGGCGGCACGGCCAACCTGCTCCAGCGCTGCGCCGTCGGCCGCAGCGGCATCCGCCGCATCCTCGTGCTGAGTTCGGTGGCGGTCTACGGCGTCAAGCCGCCGGCCGGCGAAACCTATGAAGAAGAGGGCTCGGCACCCGCGCCGGCGGCGCTGTACGGCATCGGCAAGCTCGCCTCCGAGCAGGCCGCGCTGCGGCTGGCCGAGCTGTACCGGCTCGACGTGCGCGTGGCGCGGCTCGGCCCCGTCTACGGTCCGTGGGAATACGCCACCGGTGTACGTGACGCGCTCAGCCCGCATGCCCAGGTGCTCGCCGCCGCGATGGCAGGGCAGGGTGTGGTGCTGCCGCGCAGCCTGCGGGCGGACTGGATCTATTCGCGCGATGCGGCAAAAGCGCTGGCCGCGTTGGCTGATGCGACCCAACTGCGCCACACAATCTACAACGTCGGGGGGGCGGTGATGAGCGATCTCGTGCAATGGTGCGCGTTGCTGGCCGTGTCTTACCCCGGCTGGTCCTGGCGCCTCGCCGCGCCCGGCGAACAGGGCACGCTGCGCTACAACCTGCCGGTCGATCGCGCGGCCCTGTCCATCGCGCGCCTGCAGGCCGACACTGGCTGGGCGCCCGCCACCGCCCTGGACGCCGCCGCGCGCGACCACCTCGCCTGGCAGGCCTCTCTCTGA
- a CDS encoding amino acid ABC transporter permease encodes MDRLLENFLNLSVMAQAWPTVLQGFGLTVLVSVLVIVFGLALGLGLAVLRSMKKRVFDLLIVAWVDLFRTLPQLVIIIFLYFGMPYIGLTLSPFVTTVIALGAVLSAFACEIFWSAIQALPRGQWDAAKALGFGPMRMLFKIILPQAWRLAIPMLTNRAISISKGTALGTAVSLPETLGQAQSFMSLVANPSPLTLAAALYLVLFLPLVVASRWIEHASSKGR; translated from the coding sequence ATGGACAGGCTTCTTGAAAACTTCCTGAACCTTTCAGTCATGGCGCAGGCCTGGCCGACGGTGCTGCAGGGCTTCGGCCTGACCGTGCTGGTGTCGGTGCTGGTGATCGTGTTCGGGCTGGCCCTGGGCCTGGGCCTGGCCGTGCTGCGCTCCATGAAGAAACGCGTGTTCGACCTGCTGATCGTGGCCTGGGTCGATCTGTTTCGCACGCTGCCGCAGTTGGTGATCATCATCTTCCTGTACTTCGGCATGCCCTATATCGGGCTCACGCTGTCGCCTTTCGTCACCACGGTGATCGCGCTCGGCGCGGTGCTGTCGGCCTTTGCGTGCGAGATCTTCTGGTCGGCGATCCAGGCCCTGCCGCGTGGCCAGTGGGATGCCGCCAAGGCACTCGGCTTCGGCCCGATGCGGATGCTGTTCAAGATCATCCTGCCGCAGGCATGGCGCCTCGCGATCCCGATGCTGACCAACCGCGCCATCTCCATCAGCAAGGGCACGGCGCTGGGCACGGCCGTGTCGCTGCCCGAGACGCTGGGCCAGGCGCAGAGCTTCATGTCGCTGGTGGCGAACCCGTCGCCGCTCACCCTGGCCGCGGCGCTTTACCTGGTGCTGTTCCTGCCGCTGGTGGTTGCCAGCCGCTGGATCGAGCACGCGAGTTCGAAGGGACGCTGA
- a CDS encoding amino acid ABC transporter permease, whose translation MDLFLENFANLDSFLTIWPLLLQGVQLSFLLAIVALPLACLTGLLIAVLYSFEHRWLRALLLVYIDLFRSFPVVVLLVLIYFGLPFFGLKLSGFTAVVLALVLNNSGYYGEIFRAGINSVPKGQREAARALGFKPLRLVLVIVLPQAIRNVLAPLASNSLELIKTTSIASMVALPELLRSARVAQEQTYNPTPLMAAAVVFFVLLWPLARWVARLERRMIVSR comes from the coding sequence ATGGATCTGTTTTTAGAGAACTTCGCCAACCTGGATTCGTTCCTGACCATCTGGCCGCTGCTGCTGCAAGGCGTGCAGTTGTCCTTCCTGTTGGCCATCGTGGCGCTGCCGCTGGCCTGCCTGACCGGGTTGCTCATCGCCGTGCTGTACAGCTTCGAGCACCGCTGGCTGCGCGCGCTGCTGCTGGTCTACATCGACCTGTTCCGCTCGTTCCCGGTGGTCGTGCTGCTGGTGCTGATCTACTTCGGCCTGCCGTTCTTCGGCCTCAAGCTCAGCGGCTTCACGGCCGTGGTGCTGGCACTGGTGCTCAACAACTCGGGCTACTACGGCGAGATCTTCCGCGCCGGCATCAATTCGGTGCCCAAGGGCCAGCGCGAGGCCGCGCGTGCGCTCGGCTTCAAGCCGTTGCGCCTGGTGCTGGTGATCGTGCTGCCGCAGGCGATCCGCAATGTGCTCGCGCCGCTGGCCAGCAATTCGCTGGAGCTGATCAAGACCACCTCCATTGCCTCCATGGTGGCCTTGCCCGAGCTGCTGCGTTCGGCCCGCGTGGCCCAGGAGCAGACCTACAACCCGACGCCGCTGATGGCGGCCGCCGTGGTGTTCTTCGTGTTGCTGTGGCCGCTGGCGCGCTGGGTGGCGCGGCTCGAGCGCCGCATGATCGTTTCGCGCTAG